One stretch of Emys orbicularis isolate rEmyOrb1 chromosome 5, rEmyOrb1.hap1, whole genome shotgun sequence DNA includes these proteins:
- the LOC135879106 gene encoding cytochrome c oxidase assembly protein COX18, mitochondrial, whose product MWCWRRAGQELQRPLRERLLLSPGWGSRAGAAAASSLPSASPGGLYEALAESAPVHWAESGLVALQAGTGLPWWLSIVCAGAALRTGLTLPLAAHQGHILAKLENLQPEIENLAKRLRYEVSIRGKQLGWSEKVARFHFRKNMGRIVSELYIRDNCHPFKASLLMWIQIPVWVFVSIALRNCSVGAADSEVLAVQEQLSTGGTLWFTDLTVPDTTWILPVSLGLLNLLIVEIFALRKLELSRFQKYITNFIRGLSILMIPIAATVPSSMALYWLSSSFMGLSHNLLLRSPTFRRLCHIPRTKSDSDTPYRDIVSAFYTKYFFKK is encoded by the exons ATGTGGTGTTGGCGGCGCGCgggacaggagctgcagaggcCCCTCCGCGAGCGGCTCCTGCTGTCGCCCGGCTGGGGGTCACGCGCTggggccgccgccgcctcctccctgcccagcgCGAGCCCGGGCGGTTTGTACGAGGCGCTGGCCGAGTCGGCCCCCGTGCACTGGGCGGAGAGCGGGCTGGTGGCGCTGCAGGCGGGCACCGGCCTGCCCTGGTGGCTCAGTATCGTGTGTGCCGGCGCCGCCCTGCGCACCGGCCTCACCCTGCCGCTGGCCGCGCACCAGGGCCACATCCTGGCCAAG CTGGAAAATTTGCAGCCTGAAATAGAAAACCTAGCTAAGCGTCTTCGCTATGAAGTTTCAATTCGTGGGAAGCAACTTGGTTGGTCTGAAAAAGTTGCTAG GTTCCATTTCAGGAAGAATATGGGAAGAATTGTTTCAGAATTGTATATTCGAGACAACTGCCACCCCTTCAAGGCTAGTCTGTTGATGTGGATACAGATTCCAGTGTGGGTGTTTGTTTCCATAGCTTTGCGTAACTGCAGTGTCGGTGCAGCAGACTCAGAAG TCCTTGCAGTTCAGGAACAGCTGTCGACAGGTGGAACCCTGTGGTTTACAGACCTTACTGTACCAGATACTACATGGATTTTGCCAGTCTCACTTGGGCTCCTCAATTTGCTGATAGTGGAG ATCTTTGCTCTGCGAAAACTTGAACTGTCCAGGTTCCAGAAGTACATTACCAACTTCATTCGAGGACTGTCAATACTGATGATTCCTATTGCTGCAACTGTACCTTCA TCCATGGCTTTGTACTGGTTATCCTCCAGCTTCATGGGACTCTCACACAACCTGCTACTGCGCTCGCCAACTTTTCGTCGACTGTGCCACATACCAAGGACCAAGTCTGACTCAGACACTCCTTATAGGGATATAGTCTCTGCCTTTTATACTaagtacttttttaaaaagtga